One part of the Magallana gigas chromosome 5, xbMagGiga1.1, whole genome shotgun sequence genome encodes these proteins:
- the LOC105337603 gene encoding toll-like receptor 4 codes for MEHPIHCLIIFLCTNACLLGLSLYNEETCSCFPMNNFRQLYHVDCSGKGLTKIPSSFTNIAVYSIDLSHNKLQTVMITKNYTRTLKELNLSYNELETLSDSSFKWIPYLKVLNLSNNNLHFSKTSLPDLVFQYLSNLEVLDLSFNGVKGPTHYNPEIFKYTTSLRILIIDGLQDGNFSFTTNDKRFSPSHDSHHDTYIELTKLTKLIVSGRRNRTKCSIKILSEGFFKSVSHLKYLDMSGCAIRSVDKESLSLLLNLQYLDLSYNELLSFILLRNISLPKSMKTLKLDKIHCTFGIGTYLTHDMVKIFLNSSIEFISLRSNRLEMSIENISSYLPPNLTYLDLADNKLTFGRYILSVKGMKSLKFLDLHEQHSTHFTGKGKDFVECYNTEQCSLTPPGRFYPVSTEVLSKYYSQGYRFYAPPLLETLDYSSSYLNSEIGKITLDPNNSVKKINLSHNFFQNLRGPVYGFYKIETVDFSHNFISNLSTVFFENGTTLKYLNFSSNLLGNCMSKPNSAYFKNLYNLMSLDLSSNVIRFAAPGIFDGLKSLEILNLSYNLLREFSIHLNQMPSLTTLDLSFNELLPFSDSTIKIFESRQQKHQMNVILTGNEIPCTCDSLNFLQWMLRCREQITINYSDICQNMHIVIKNSSDLEMISKTLGKKCDDYEEIIGVVSGLFVVFFAFIIGGIIHRYRWKLRYFYYMSKWSTTTSHKSYGKVYDYDAFVSYADEEKDFVIQEMTSELEEVSDLRLCLHERDFTPGKSIGENITKAICNSRKVLCVVTENFLCSQWCMYELEMALTDNRYSRDDQSVFLIMYGGLPTDSCKIRSSIRLMSLVKENAYLEYPNDESNRAEFWNSLRLIVREAAKAE; via the coding sequence ATGGAACATCCAATTCATTgtcttataatttttctatgcaCTAATGCGTGCTTGCTTGGACTATCTTTATACAACGAAGAAACGTGTAGCTGTTTTCCAATGAACAATTTTCGACAGCTTTATCATGTGGACTGTTCTGGAAAGGGACTGACCAAAATTCCTTCTAGTTTCACCAATATAGCAGTATATAGTATTGATTTATCCCATAACAAATTACAAACGGTTATGATTACCAAAAACTATACCAgaactttaaaagaattgaatctATCTTACAATGAATTAGAAACCCTGTCTGATAGCTCTTTTAAATGGATTCCCTATCTTAAAGTATTGAATTTGTCAAATAATAATCTACATTTCTCCAAAACCAGTCTTCCAGATCTTGTATTCCAATATCTCAGTAACTTAGAAGTTCTAGACTTGTCTTTTAATGGAGTGAAGGGCCCAACTCATTATAATCCAGAAATATTCAAATACACTACATCTCTACGAATTTTAATCATTGACGGCCTGCAAGATGGCAATTTCAGTTTTACCACTAATGACAAAAGGTTTTCTCCATCACATGATTCACATCATGATACATATATAGAGTTGACTAAGCTGACAAAACTTATAGTGTCTGGACGAAGAAATCGCACGAAGTGCTCGATCAAAATCCTGTCTGAGGGTTTTTTCAAGAGTGTTTCTCATCTGAAATATTTAGACATGTCTGGTTGTGCAATTCGATCAGTCGATAAAGAAAGCTTGTCACTATTATTAAATCTACAATATTTAGATTTATCCTATAACGAACTACTTTCTTTTATATTGCTACGAAATATTTCACTACCCAAAAGCATGAAAACGCTAAAACTGGATAAAATCCACTGCACGTTTGGAATAGGAACGTATCTTACACATGATATGGTCAAGATATTCCTGAATAGTTCCATAGAGTTCATTTCTCTTCGCAGCAATAGACTTGAGATGTCCATAGAGAATATATCTTCTTATTTACCCCCAAATCTGACCTATTTAGATCTAGCAGACAATAAACTAACATTCGGAAGGTATATTCTTTCCGTGAAAGGTATGAAGAGTCTAAAATTTCTGGACCTGCACGAACAACATTCGACACATTTTACCGGCAAAGGTAAAGATTTCGTGGAATGTTACAACACCGAGCAGTGTTCTTTAACGCCTCCGGGTCGATTCTACCCAGTGTCAACTGAGGTGTTATCAAAGTATTATTCTCAAGGTTACAGATTTTACGCGCCTCCTCTGTTAGAGACTTTGGATTACTCTAGTTCTTATCTTAATTCGGAGATAGGTAAAATTACCTTGGATCCAAATAAcagtgtgaaaaaaataaatctcagtcataacttttttcaaaatctcAGAGGACCAGTATACGGATTCTACAAAATTGAAACCGttgatttttctcataattttatatctaatttatcgacagttttctttgaaaatggtACCACCTTGAAATACCTTAACTTCAGCAGTAACTTGTTAGGAAATTGCATGAGCAAACCAAACTCGGCTTACTtcaaaaatctttataatttaatgTCACTGGATCTCTCCTCGAATGTTATCCGCTTTGCAGCTCCTGGCATATTTGACGGCCTTAAATCATTGGAAATATTAAATCTTAGTTACAATTTACTGAGAGAGTTTTCAATACATTTAAACCAGATGCCTTCATTAACTACCTTAGATCTTTCTTTTAATGAACTCTTGCCATTTTCGGATTCTACCATAAAGATCTTTGAATCGAGACAACAGAAACATCAAATGAATGTTATACTGACAGGAAACGAAATTCCATGCACTTGTGACTCATTAAATTTTCTTCAATGGATGTTACGATGCAGAGAGCAAATTACTATAAATTATTCAGATATTTGTCAGAATATGCATATAGTTATTAAAAATAGCAGCGACTTAGAAATGATCAGCAAGACGCTAGGAAAGAAGTGCGATGATTACGAAGAAATCATTGGTGTGGTATCTGGactttttgttgttttctttgcGTTTATTATTGGTGGAATTATTCATCGCTACCGGTGGAAACTTCGATATTTCTACTACATGTCAAAATGGAGCACTACCACGTCACACAAATCCTATGGTAAAGTATATGACTATGACGCTTTTGTTTCATATGCCGATGAGGAGAAGGATTTTGTCATACAGGAAATGACGTCAGAATTAGAGGAAGTGTCAGACTTGAGATTGTGTCTCCATGAGCGAGATTTTACACCAGGCAAATCAATCGGCGAGAACATAACCAAGGCAATATGTAACAGCAGAAAAGTTTTGTGCGTCGTAACAGAGAACTTTTTGTGCTCTCAGTGGTGTATGTATGAACTAGAGATGGCCCTCACAGACAACAGGTACTCCAGAGACGATCAATCGGTTTTCCTCATCATGTACGGAGGATTGCCGACCGATAGCTGTAAAATTCGTTCATCGATCCGACTTATGTCTTTAGTGAAGGAGAACGCCTATCTGGAATATCCTAATGATGAGAGCAATAGAGCAGAATTCTGGAATTCACTAAGACTAATAGTGAGAGAAGCCGCTAAAGCTGAGTAA